The DNA region TTAGCCGATTCCCCATATCGTGTCAAAACCTTTTTAAATAATCACCACTATAAAAGCGTGGTGACGTCTTGGTTTACGCGCTTTGTCCAGAATTTCACGTGCCTAGTCCGCACGCATCCTCACAACACGGCCAGCCGTGTCGCGATTTGCGCCCGAGGCAAAATTCGCCACCCTTGCCCCCAGGACGGTTGACATCAGGTCTTGAACACAAAACGGCGCATGCTCACGTTCAACACAACGCCAATCATGCAAAAATTCACCAGGGAAGAACTACCGCCATAACTAATAAACGGTAATGGGATCCCCACCACCGGCATGATCCCGAGGACCATGCCCATATTGATGAGAATTTGCCAAAAAAAATAGAAAAACACGCCGGCCGCGAGCAACCCTCCGAACTCTTCCTTGGCTTCCATGGCCGTGGCATAAATTTGATATAAAAAAGCACAGAAAAGCCCCAGCAGCACCATGGACCCGACAAAACCCCATTCCTCCCCAAAAACGGCAAACGCGAAATCCGTGTGCTTTTCCGGCAGGAACCGAAGTTGGCTTTGTGTCCCCCCGAGAAATCCCTTGCCCCAAAACCCGCCGGAACCAATGGCGATCTGGGATTGGATAATGTGGTAGCCCGAGCCCAGGGGGTCATTGCCCGGATCCAAAAAAGTCAAAATACGTTGTTTTTGATAATCGTGGAGAAAAAACCACCCAAAAGGCAGGATACAAGGGATCGTGATCAACAAGGTCCTCAAGACAGCCGGTCGCAGCCCCTTGAACAAAATCATGCCACCCAAAATCAACAGCACGTTCAAGGATGATCCCAAATCGGGCTGTTTGACAATAAGCATGGCGGGGATGAGCCCAATCATCAGTGCCTTGATCAAATTGAACCAGCCGAGTCGGCCTTCGATGCTGGCCAAAATCCGCGCCCCAAGGATCAAAACGGCGATCTTGACCATTTCCGTGGGCTGGAGATTAAAAAGTCCGAAGTCAAGCCAGCGCTTCGCGCCATATATAATCTTTCCGAAAAGAGCGACGCCAACCAGCAAAGCCAGCGCCATCGCATACAGCGGCCAGGAAATCGCCTTGAAGTGGCGGTAGTCGACCAGCAAGACCACGGCCATGGCCAGGGCACTGACCGCCCCCCACAACATTTGCTTGCTGAAATAATCATCGACAGCCAAGCCCTCGGAAACACGCAACGTGCTGGCCGAATACAGGTTCAACGCGCCAACAAAAAAAAGGACTGCGGTCAATCCGAGAAGTGCCCAACTGATATGAAAAAAAAGACGGCGATCAAACATCATGGCTCCTCACTGCGCGGAGTGGTCGCTGAAAATGGCGTCCAGTACGGCGCCGGCGACAGGGCCGGCATCGGCTCCGCCATGCCCGCCATGCTCGATCATGACCGCGACGGCATACCGCTTTCCATCCTTTTCCGCGAAACAAGCTATCCAGGCATGGTCCCGGTATTTATACGGAATTTCGTGCGTCTGCTTTTTCTCATACCGATCCATGAGTTTCACCACCTGTGCCGTGCCTGTTTTCCCACCAATCCGAACACCCTGTCGTCGGACCAGACGCGCGGTTCCGCGCTCCTCCTCGACAGTGGCGACCATGGCCTCGAGAATCAGGTTGCGATTGACGTCCGACAAGGGCAAGGAGCCCACGACGTCAGGTTCACCAGGCAACAGCAGCGTGGGACGCAACAGTTTTCCTCCGTTGGCCAACGCCGCCACGAATCGAGCCACCTGCAGCGGCGTGGTCAAGGCGTAGCCCTGGCCAATGGAAAAATTAAGCGTTTCACCACCTTGCCACTTTTCGCCAAAACGCTTCAACTTCCAGGCGCTGGTGGGCATGAGCCCCGAGCGTTCGTGCGGCAATTCGATCCCGGTCCTCGCGCCGAATCCGCACAGGGTCGCGTACTCGCTGATCCGGTCAACCCCGAGCTGCTCGCCAACAACATAATAATAGACATCACAGGACTCGCGCAGGGATTTCCAAAAATCAACCTTGCCGTGCCCACCCCGTTTCCAACAGCGGAAAAATCTTTGCCCGAGCTTGTACTTGCCGGTGCAGTACACGGTGGACGACGGCGTCACCACACCTTTTTCCAAGGCCAAGCCCGAAACCACCAGCTTGAAAACCGATCCAGGGGGATACGCGCTCTGGATCGGCCGATTTTGCAAGGGATGCAGGTCATCCTCCACAAGCTCGTCCCATTTCGCGTGGCTGATTCCGACCACGAATTCATTGGGATCGTAACTCGGCAGGCTGACTTGCGCCAACACGCGGCCCGTGTCGGCGTTCATGGCCACGACCGCTCCGACCTTGCCCTCCAGGGCCTTGGTAGCGGCTTCCTGGAGGGGCAGGGAAATACTCAGCGTCAGGTCCTCGCCCATGACGGGCTGCGCGAGAACCTTGGAGGACAAAACCCGGCCCGAGGCATCGACCTCGAATTCTTCCAGCCCCTTTTCCCCCCGCAAGCGGCGCTCCAGGACATATTCCACCCCTTGCTTGCCGACATCGTCACCGAGTTGCAGACTAGCGTCGTTGTTGAGTTCATCCTCGTTGGCCCGCGCCACATACCCCAGAATATGCGCCAGGGTCTGTCCATA from Deltaproteobacteria bacterium includes:
- the mrdA gene encoding penicillin-binding protein 2, with protein sequence MGAFDTPTRRPELFSGPPLLLLLVALLFCVFGIRLWYLQIYKSEFYKERAQDNRTRQSSMFSPRGFIRDRNGILLAENTPAYALALIREDCSDIPKTLDQVALWTGQPRDELQKAFELGKRRTKPFEEQILVSNISFELVAVVETHLGDWPGLRIAVRPRRSYAYGQTLAHILGYVARANEDELNNDASLQLGDDVGKQGVEYVLERRLRGEKGLEEFEVDASGRVLSSKVLAQPVMGEDLTLSISLPLQEAATKALEGKVGAVVAMNADTGRVLAQVSLPSYDPNEFVVGISHAKWDELVEDDLHPLQNRPIQSAYPPGSVFKLVVSGLALEKGVVTPSSTVYCTGKYKLGQRFFRCWKRGGHGKVDFWKSLRESCDVYYYVVGEQLGVDRISEYATLCGFGARTGIELPHERSGLMPTSAWKLKRFGEKWQGGETLNFSIGQGYALTTPLQVARFVAALANGGKLLRPTLLLPGEPDVVGSLPLSDVNRNLILEAMVATVEEERGTARLVRRQGVRIGGKTGTAQVVKLMDRYEKKQTHEIPYKYRDHAWIACFAEKDGKRYAVAVMIEHGGHGGADAGPVAGAVLDAIFSDHSAQ
- the rodA gene encoding rod shape-determining protein RodA translates to MFDRRLFFHISWALLGLTAVLFFVGALNLYSASTLRVSEGLAVDDYFSKQMLWGAVSALAMAVVLLVDYRHFKAISWPLYAMALALLVGVALFGKIIYGAKRWLDFGLFNLQPTEMVKIAVLILGARILASIEGRLGWFNLIKALMIGLIPAMLIVKQPDLGSSLNVLLILGGMILFKGLRPAVLRTLLITIPCILPFGWFFLHDYQKQRILTFLDPGNDPLGSGYHIIQSQIAIGSGGFWGKGFLGGTQSQLRFLPEKHTDFAFAVFGEEWGFVGSMVLLGLFCAFLYQIYATAMEAKEEFGGLLAAGVFFYFFWQILINMGMVLGIMPVVGIPLPFISYGGSSSLVNFCMIGVVLNVSMRRFVFKT